The Osmerus eperlanus chromosome 25, fOsmEpe2.1, whole genome shotgun sequence genome contains a region encoding:
- the LOC134011819 gene encoding hypermethylated in cancer 2 protein-like, translated as MELPNHAKQLLLQLNQQRAKGFLCDVIIVVENALFRAHKNILAASSIYFKSLVLHDNLINLDTEMVNPSVFRQVLDFIYTGKLLSSSTEPGSEQSYSALLTAASYLQLHDLAALCRKKLKRGGGKPLAGKPSSQGALGRIRNINQRRATAGPLNHYSATPSDTDQTQPDDGVRDKLSDDETFAGNNGSTGGNNGSSNGNLSSGGEPDLGLDLSKKSPASGGGGSGDALSPHSCQESPQSASVSTTNSASLDDSSTLLTGLDASGPEPMELTPTPRAPGDGPPQPPGPQPRKSSRQVARKKEWPKREVSGLKAEERHRPLANGVIVGPKDGRYSSGGAGGGGSSSSFISDQSFQCKEEEEEEGRENGQEHSDESGQSDGESGETGRGGGKGGRGGNRRANYVYRQEGFEPAFGDNLYVCIPCGKGFPSSEQLNAHVESHTEDELYIKEEAGAFVKEEEEEEEEAEDLSAAPAAPASAFGGCEPRPFKCTVCSKSYKDPATLRQHEKSHWLTRPFPCNICGKMFTQRGTMTRHMRSHLGLKPFACEECGMRFTRQYRLTEHMRVHSGEKPYECQLCGGKFTQQRNLISHLRMHTSPS; from the coding sequence ATGGAGCTGCCAAATCATGCCAAACAACTGCTGCTGCAACTGAACCAACAGAGGGCGAAGGGCTTCCTGTGTGATGTCATTATCGTGGTGGAGAACGCGCTGTTCCGCGCCCACAAGAACATCCTGGCGGCCAGCAGCATCTACTTCAAGTCCCTGGTCCTCCACGACAACCTCATCAACCTGGACACGGAGATGGTCAATCCGTCTGTGTTCCGGCAGGTTCTGGACTTCATCTACACGGGCAAGctgctgtcctcctccaccGAGCCGGGCAGCGAGCAGAGCTACAGCGCCCTGCTGACGGCCGCAAGCTACCTCCAGCTTCACGACCTCGCCGCTCTCTGCAGGAAGAAGCTGAAACGCGGTGGGGGGAAGCCCCTCGCTGGGAAACCCTCCTCCCAGGGAGCCCTTGGGAGAATACGCAACATCAACCAGCGCCGGGCCACCGCAGGTCCCCTCAACCACTACTCCGCCACCCCATCCGACACCGACCAGACGCAGCCCGACGACGGAGTCCGGGACAAGCTCTCGGACGACGAGACGTTTGCTGGGAACAATGGCAGCACCGGGGGGAACAACGGCAGCAGCAACGGGAACCTCAGCAGTGGCGGGGAGCCAGACCTGGGGCTGGACTTGTCCAAGAAGAGCCCcgcctctgggggggggggcagcggcGACGCCCTCAGCCCACACAGCTGCCAGGAGTCTCCCCAATCTGCCTCAGTGTCCACCACCAACAGTGCCTCTCTGGAcgactcctccaccctccttacCGGCCTGGACGCCTCGGGCCCTGAGCCCATGGagctcacccccacccccagggcaCCCGGAGacggccccccccagccccccggacCGCAGCCCCGCAAGAGCTCCCGCCAGGTTGCCCGGAAGAAGGAGTGGCCCAAGAGGGAGGTGTCTGGCCTGAAGGCAGAGGAAAGACACAGGCCCCTGGCAAACGGGGTCATCGTGGGGCCCAAAGATGGCCGCTACTccagtggaggagcaggaggaggaggcagcagcagcagctttaTCTCAGACCAGTCCTTCCAGtgcaaggaggaggaagaggaggaggggagggagaacggCCAGGAGCATAGCGACGAGAGCGGGCAGAGCGATGGGGAGAGCGGCGAAACAGgtcgaggaggagggaaaggaggaagaggcggCAACCGCAGAGCTAACTACGTCTACCGCCAGGAGGGCTTCGAGCCAGCATTCGGGGACAACCTCTATGTGTGCATCCCCTGCGGGAAGGGCTTCCCCAGCTCAGAGCAGCTCAACGCCCACGTGGAGTCCCACACCGAGGATGAGCTCTACATCAAAGAGGAGGCCGGTGCCTTCgtcaaagaggaggaggaggaggaggaggaggccgaaGACCTCTCGGCTGCACCCGCCGCACCGGCATCCGCCTTCGGAGGCTGCGAGCCGCGGCCCTTCAAGTGCACGGTGTGCAGCAAGAGCTACAAGGACCCGGCCACCCTCCGCCAGCATGAGAAGAGCCACTGGCTCACACGGCCATTCCCCTGCAACATCTGTGGAAAGATGTTCACCCAGCGCGGCACCATGACGCGGCACATGCGCAGCCACCTGGGCCTCAAGCCCTTCGCCTGCGAGGAGTGCGGCATGAGATTCACCCGCCAGTACCGGCTCACCGAGCACATGCGCGTGCACTCGGGCGAGAAGCCCTACGAGTGCCAGCTGTGCGGGGGCAAGTTCACCCAGCAGAGAAACCTCATCAGCCACCTCAGAATGCACACTTCGCCCTCCTAG